In Croceicoccus sp. Ery15, a genomic segment contains:
- the rplN gene encoding 50S ribosomal protein L14 encodes MIQMQSNLDVADNSGAKRVQCIKVLGGSKRRTASVGDVIVVSVKEAQPRAKVKKGDVHRAVIVRTKKDVRRPDGSVIRFDSNAAVLVNKSEEPIGTRIFGPVVRELRGKGFMKIISLAPEVL; translated from the coding sequence ATGATCCAGATGCAGTCAAACTTGGATGTCGCTGACAACAGCGGCGCCAAGCGCGTCCAGTGCATCAAGGTGCTGGGCGGATCGAAGCGTCGCACCGCGAGCGTTGGCGATGTCATCGTCGTCTCCGTCAAGGAGGCGCAGCCCCGTGCCAAGGTCAAAAAGGGCGACGTTCACCGCGCCGTGATTGTGCGTACCAAGAAGGACGTGCGTCGTCCCGACGGTAGCGTGATCCGCTTTGACTCGAATGCCGCAGTCCTCGTGAACAAGTCCGAGGAACCGATTGGCACCCGTATCTTCGGCCCCGTCGTGCGCGAACTGCGCGGCAAGGGCTT